The proteins below come from a single Corynebacterium glyciniphilum AJ 3170 genomic window:
- the miaA gene encoding tRNA (adenosine(37)-N6)-dimethylallyltransferase MiaA yields the protein MCRPVAVVGPTGSGKSDTALAVAEALDGEVVNIDSMQLYRGMDIGTAKLLPEHRRGIPHHQLDVLDVTETASVARYRNAAIADVEAIRGRGRTPVVVGGSMMYVQALLDDWDLPPTDAGVRSRWEQECDRLGVEQLHAVLAQRDPEAAAVIESRDQRRTVRALEVIELTGRPFSASQPPKNRPTRWDTAIVGLSATAEWLNPRLEIRVNRMFEQGLVQEVRTLVDQGLRRASTAGQAIGYAQVLDYLAGELTLAQAVERTVTGTRRYARRQRAWFRRDPRITWFDASAPDISSQVVDALLARVDEAAGESGS from the coding sequence CTGTGCCGACCGGTAGCAGTGGTCGGGCCGACGGGGTCAGGGAAGTCCGACACCGCACTCGCCGTGGCAGAGGCACTTGACGGTGAGGTCGTCAACATCGACTCCATGCAGTTGTACCGGGGAATGGACATCGGCACAGCGAAACTTCTGCCCGAACACCGACGCGGGATACCCCATCATCAGCTTGACGTGCTCGATGTCACCGAGACCGCCTCAGTTGCCCGCTACCGCAACGCCGCTATCGCCGATGTGGAGGCCATCCGGGGCCGTGGAAGGACACCGGTGGTCGTTGGAGGGTCGATGATGTACGTCCAGGCTCTCCTCGATGACTGGGACCTCCCCCCTACGGACGCGGGAGTACGGAGCCGGTGGGAGCAGGAGTGCGACCGTCTCGGCGTAGAGCAACTCCACGCCGTACTGGCGCAGAGGGATCCGGAGGCGGCGGCGGTCATCGAGAGTCGGGACCAGCGGCGCACAGTGCGGGCGTTGGAGGTCATTGAACTCACCGGCCGACCATTCTCCGCCTCCCAGCCACCGAAGAATCGCCCGACACGGTGGGATACAGCCATTGTCGGCCTCTCCGCAACGGCGGAATGGTTGAACCCGCGGTTGGAGATCCGGGTGAACCGCATGTTTGAGCAAGGACTCGTCCAGGAGGTCCGCACGCTGGTGGACCAGGGGCTGCGACGGGCGTCAACAGCGGGCCAGGCCATCGGTTACGCACAGGTTCTCGACTACCTTGCTGGGGAGCTGACCCTTGCCCAGGCCGTCGAACGCACAGTGACGGGGACCCGTCGGTACGCCCGTCGTCAACGGGCGTGGTTCCGGCGCGATCCTCGGATCACCTGGTTCGACGCATCCGCTCCTGATATCTCCAGCCAGGTGGTGGACGCCCTGCTCGCGAGAGTGGACGAGGCGGCGGGGGAGTCGGGGAGCTAG
- the dapF gene encoding diaminopimelate epimerase, producing MNESTQFEVIKGHGTGNDFLLIPDPEAAVNLTDDLVRSLADRHRGIGADGVIRIATAGVLVRKGVLACLPDGVGDEDWFMDYRNADGSVAEMCGNGVRVFAHALSALSLTTPAYRNADGTWAVGTRAGRRDVRIHSATATDAEVSVDMGVPEIMGRSGGALDGVWYDGVGVDMGNPHLACVVPGLTPAGLAELRVDLRPDYDRTFFPAGVNLEILTALDNGRVHMRVHERGVGETLSCGTGTVAAAVAALSDRFNDQARVREAWQETVHVAVPGGDVAVTVGADEDGQQIPATLRGPSRLVFTTTVTGAAL from the coding sequence ATGAATGAGAGCACTCAGTTTGAGGTAATCAAGGGACACGGGACTGGTAATGACTTTCTCCTGATTCCTGACCCTGAGGCGGCAGTGAACCTCACGGATGACCTTGTGCGCTCATTGGCTGACCGCCATCGCGGGATCGGTGCCGACGGTGTGATCAGGATTGCCACGGCAGGTGTCCTCGTCCGCAAGGGCGTCCTGGCATGTCTGCCCGACGGAGTCGGGGACGAGGACTGGTTCATGGACTACCGCAACGCTGACGGGTCAGTGGCGGAGATGTGCGGTAACGGCGTCCGCGTTTTCGCGCATGCTCTCAGCGCATTGTCTCTGACGACACCGGCTTACCGGAACGCCGATGGAACCTGGGCTGTCGGTACCCGGGCCGGGCGCCGCGACGTGAGGATCCACTCCGCCACCGCCACCGACGCCGAGGTCAGTGTGGACATGGGTGTGCCGGAGATCATGGGCCGCTCGGGTGGGGCACTGGACGGTGTCTGGTACGACGGTGTCGGGGTCGACATGGGAAATCCTCACCTGGCCTGTGTCGTTCCCGGGCTCACCCCTGCGGGACTTGCGGAGCTCAGGGTTGATCTGCGTCCAGACTATGACCGGACGTTCTTCCCGGCGGGAGTGAATCTGGAGATACTGACCGCGCTGGACAACGGACGTGTGCACATGCGGGTGCACGAGCGCGGAGTCGGCGAAACATTGTCCTGCGGTACCGGTACTGTCGCAGCCGCTGTCGCTGCGTTGTCCGACCGGTTCAACGATCAGGCACGCGTGCGGGAGGCGTGGCAGGAAACCGTTCACGTCGCCGTACCCGGAGGGGACGTGGCCGTCACGGTGGGCGCGGACGAGGACGGACAGCAGATCCCCGCCACGCTCAGAGGGCCGTCACGCCTGGTGTTCACCACAACGGTCACGGGTGCAGCGCTCTGA